One window of the Seriola aureovittata isolate HTS-2021-v1 ecotype China chromosome 22, ASM2101889v1, whole genome shotgun sequence genome contains the following:
- the arfgap3 gene encoding ADP-ribosylation factor GTPase-activating protein 3 isoform X2, which yields MSEPNKQDISAIFKRLRSIPTNKVCFDCAAKNPSWASITYGVFLCIDCSGTHRSLGVHLSFIRSTELDFNWSWFQLRCMQVGGNASAISFFNQHGCTTSAANSKYNSRAAQLYREKIKNLATQATRRHGTELWLDSQAPLSPTSPEDKQADFFSLHSQVVPENLNMAKMSLSASTSEKSSTTEKEDDKNEPSSLLKKKPAATKKTLASKKGGLGAQKVSSQSFSELEKKAQAADKLREKEDSTAGTRKNIQPQESIAPSLRLAYKDLEQQRKKDEQKLKGLEGNKKEQAERLGMGLGIRSGVSHSVTSDMHIIQQENPLRGKTTKGRRYTEEDDDEGSFTSRILSRFEDQTELSDNFSSRWGDGGDGGGWIKESKKPEPDFYLSSAMSSLDDRPTSRRKPEAVPVSDSGEARKKFGDDVKAISSDMYFGKQDNSEYEAKTRLERFAGSASISSADLFDDPKKQTASSYRLTNVLPNAPDMSQLKLGVRSVAGKLSVMASGVVSSIQDHYSS from the exons GTTTGCTTTGACTGTGCAGCTAAAAACCCCAGTTGGGCCAGCATCACCTATGGTGTATTCCTATGTATAGACTGCTCAGGGACTCACCGGTCTCTGGGGGTACACCTGAGCTTTATCAG GTCCACTGAGCTGGATTTTAATTGGTCTTGGTTCCAGCTAAGATGTATGCAAGTGGGAGGCAATGCCAGTGCG atttcttttttcaatcaACATGGATGCACAACCAGTGCTGCCAATTCCAAGTACAACAGCCGAGCTGCTCAACTGTACAGAGAGAAGATAAAAAATTTAGCCACACAAGCCACCAGACGCCACGGCACTGAG CTGTGGCTCGACAGTcaggctcctctctctccaacaTCACCAGAGGACAAGCAGGCGGATTTTTTCAGTCTGCATTCACAG GTTGTTCCTGAAAATTTGAACATGGCCAAAATGAGTCTCAGTGCCTCCACATCAGAGAAGAGTTCAACCACAGAAAAAGAGGACGACAAAAATG AGCCGTCCTCTCTTCTCAAGAAGAAGCCAGCTGCCACCAAGAAAACG TTGGCTTCTAAAAAGGGTGGTCTGGGTGCTCAGAAGGTTAGCAGCCAGAGTTTCtcagagctggagaagaagGCTCAAGCTGCCGAcaagctgagagagaaagaagacagCACTGCGGGTACCAGGAAAAATATTCAACCTCAGGAATCTAT cgcCCCATCTCTGCGACTGGCCTATAAAGATcttgagcagcagaggaaaaaagacgAGCAGAAGCTGAAGGGATTAGAAGGGAATAAGAAGGAGCAAGCTGAGAGACTGGGCATGGGTTTAGGCATCAGGag TGGAGTTTCTCACTCTGTGACATCAGACATGCACATCATTCAGCAGGAGAATCCACTGCGGGGAAAGACCACCAAAGGGCGGCGGTACactgaagaagatgatgatgaagggtCCTTCACCTCTAG GATCCTGTCCCGGTTTGAGGATCAAACTGAACTGTCTGATAATTTCTCTTCACGATGGGGTGATGGAGGCGATGGAGGAGGCTGGATAAAGGAGAGCAAGAAACCAGAACCAGACTTCTACTTGTCCTCCGCTATGTCTTCACTTGATGACAG GCCCACATCCAGGAGGAAACCAGAAGCAGTGCCGGTGTCAGACTCAGGAGAAGCTCGGAAAAAGTTTGGAGATGATGTCAAAGCCATCTCCTCTGACATGTACTTTGGAAAACAAGACAACTCTGAG TATGAGGCCAAAACACGCCTGGAACGATTTGCTGGGAGTGCCTCTATAAGTTCAGCAGACCTTTTTGATGATCCAAAGAAACAGACTG CGAGTTCGTACCGTTTGACCAACGTGCTGCCCAATGCTCCTGACATGTCGCAGCTCAAACTGGGAGTGCGCTCAGTCGCAGGAAAACTCTCTGTCATGGCCAGCGGTGTAGTTAGCTCAATTCAG gATCACTACAGTTCCTGA
- the arfgap3 gene encoding ADP-ribosylation factor GTPase-activating protein 3 isoform X1, producing the protein MSEPNKQDISAIFKRLRSIPTNKVCFDCAAKNPSWASITYGVFLCIDCSGTHRSLGVHLSFIRSTELDFNWSWFQLRCMQVGGNASAISFFNQHGCTTSAANSKYNSRAAQLYREKIKNLATQATRRHGTELWLDSQAPLSPTSPEDKQADFFSLHSQVVPENLNMAKMSLSASTSEKSSTTEKEDDKNGNPEGPSVDMLSVSPKANPEPSSLLKKKPAATKKTLASKKGGLGAQKVSSQSFSELEKKAQAADKLREKEDSTAGTRKNIQPQESIAPSLRLAYKDLEQQRKKDEQKLKGLEGNKKEQAERLGMGLGIRSGVSHSVTSDMHIIQQENPLRGKTTKGRRYTEEDDDEGSFTSRILSRFEDQTELSDNFSSRWGDGGDGGGWIKESKKPEPDFYLSSAMSSLDDRPTSRRKPEAVPVSDSGEARKKFGDDVKAISSDMYFGKQDNSEYEAKTRLERFAGSASISSADLFDDPKKQTASSYRLTNVLPNAPDMSQLKLGVRSVAGKLSVMASGVVSSIQDHYSS; encoded by the exons GTTTGCTTTGACTGTGCAGCTAAAAACCCCAGTTGGGCCAGCATCACCTATGGTGTATTCCTATGTATAGACTGCTCAGGGACTCACCGGTCTCTGGGGGTACACCTGAGCTTTATCAG GTCCACTGAGCTGGATTTTAATTGGTCTTGGTTCCAGCTAAGATGTATGCAAGTGGGAGGCAATGCCAGTGCG atttcttttttcaatcaACATGGATGCACAACCAGTGCTGCCAATTCCAAGTACAACAGCCGAGCTGCTCAACTGTACAGAGAGAAGATAAAAAATTTAGCCACACAAGCCACCAGACGCCACGGCACTGAG CTGTGGCTCGACAGTcaggctcctctctctccaacaTCACCAGAGGACAAGCAGGCGGATTTTTTCAGTCTGCATTCACAG GTTGTTCCTGAAAATTTGAACATGGCCAAAATGAGTCTCAGTGCCTCCACATCAGAGAAGAGTTCAACCACAGAAAAAGAGGACGACAAAAATG GTAATCCAGAGGGTCCAAGTGTCGACATGCTGAGTGTTTCTCCAAAAGCAAATCCAG AGCCGTCCTCTCTTCTCAAGAAGAAGCCAGCTGCCACCAAGAAAACG TTGGCTTCTAAAAAGGGTGGTCTGGGTGCTCAGAAGGTTAGCAGCCAGAGTTTCtcagagctggagaagaagGCTCAAGCTGCCGAcaagctgagagagaaagaagacagCACTGCGGGTACCAGGAAAAATATTCAACCTCAGGAATCTAT cgcCCCATCTCTGCGACTGGCCTATAAAGATcttgagcagcagaggaaaaaagacgAGCAGAAGCTGAAGGGATTAGAAGGGAATAAGAAGGAGCAAGCTGAGAGACTGGGCATGGGTTTAGGCATCAGGag TGGAGTTTCTCACTCTGTGACATCAGACATGCACATCATTCAGCAGGAGAATCCACTGCGGGGAAAGACCACCAAAGGGCGGCGGTACactgaagaagatgatgatgaagggtCCTTCACCTCTAG GATCCTGTCCCGGTTTGAGGATCAAACTGAACTGTCTGATAATTTCTCTTCACGATGGGGTGATGGAGGCGATGGAGGAGGCTGGATAAAGGAGAGCAAGAAACCAGAACCAGACTTCTACTTGTCCTCCGCTATGTCTTCACTTGATGACAG GCCCACATCCAGGAGGAAACCAGAAGCAGTGCCGGTGTCAGACTCAGGAGAAGCTCGGAAAAAGTTTGGAGATGATGTCAAAGCCATCTCCTCTGACATGTACTTTGGAAAACAAGACAACTCTGAG TATGAGGCCAAAACACGCCTGGAACGATTTGCTGGGAGTGCCTCTATAAGTTCAGCAGACCTTTTTGATGATCCAAAGAAACAGACTG CGAGTTCGTACCGTTTGACCAACGTGCTGCCCAATGCTCCTGACATGTCGCAGCTCAAACTGGGAGTGCGCTCAGTCGCAGGAAAACTCTCTGTCATGGCCAGCGGTGTAGTTAGCTCAATTCAG gATCACTACAGTTCCTGA